The following coding sequences are from one Streptomyces sp. NBC_01294 window:
- a CDS encoding glycoside hydrolase family 6 protein, translating to MPPAVRRQPFRTPATALGVLLLLAAGSACTGAPPPHPGTAAATPPAPSPVAGESPYWVDPHSAAARQVAAWEAAGRNSDAQVLRRIADRPMTLWAPGGNPGPRIRRAAAGARAAGRTLLLAAHNLPHRDCGRQPAGGAADARAYRTWIGAVADAVKDTRAVVILEPDALAHVVDGCVRAEQRAERHRLLSEAVDRLKKNRNTKVYLDAGGPARIPDPADLVDPLRTAGLERADGFALNVSDFQPDAATRAYGAELSERTGNKHFVIDTSRNGEGPLPGSRSQAGCNPPGRALGTPPTDRTGDPLVDAYLWVKRPGESDGSCRGGPQAGAWWPDYALGLARRARE from the coding sequence CCTGCTCCTCGCGGCGGGCTCCGCCTGCACCGGCGCACCCCCGCCCCACCCGGGCACTGCCGCCGCCACGCCCCCGGCTCCCTCCCCCGTCGCCGGCGAGTCCCCGTACTGGGTGGACCCGCACAGCGCCGCCGCACGGCAGGTCGCCGCCTGGGAGGCGGCGGGTCGCAACAGCGACGCCCAGGTGCTGCGCCGGATCGCGGACCGCCCGATGACCCTGTGGGCGCCGGGCGGGAATCCGGGCCCCCGGATCCGCCGGGCCGCGGCGGGCGCCCGGGCCGCCGGGCGGACCCTGCTGCTCGCCGCCCACAACCTCCCGCACCGCGACTGCGGGCGGCAGCCGGCCGGCGGCGCAGCCGACGCCCGGGCCTACCGCACCTGGATCGGCGCCGTCGCCGACGCCGTCAAGGACACCAGGGCCGTCGTCATCCTGGAGCCGGACGCCCTCGCGCACGTCGTCGACGGCTGCGTCCGGGCCGAGCAGCGCGCCGAGCGCCACCGGCTGCTCTCCGAGGCCGTCGACCGGCTCAAGAAGAACAGGAACACGAAGGTCTACCTGGACGCGGGCGGTCCGGCCCGGATCCCCGACCCGGCGGACCTGGTGGACCCCCTCCGCACGGCGGGCCTGGAGCGCGCGGACGGCTTCGCCCTCAACGTCTCCGACTTCCAGCCCGACGCGGCCACCCGGGCGTACGGCGCCGAGCTGTCCGAGCGGACCGGGAACAAACACTTCGTCATCGACACCAGCCGCAACGGCGAGGGGCCGCTGCCGGGCAGCCGGAGCCAGGCCGGGTGCAATCCGCCGGGCCGCGCCCTCGGAACGCCGCCGACCGACCGGACCGGCGACCCGCTCGTCGACGCGTACCTCTGGGTCAAGCGGCCCGGCGAGTCCGACGGCTCCTGCCGCGGCGGCCCGCAGGCCGGGGCGTGGTGGCCGGACTACGCGCTGGGCCTGGCCCGGCGCGCCAGGGAATGA
- a CDS encoding TetR/AcrR family transcriptional regulator: MSAATKEKLLEGALRTLVEQGIAKTSARTIAATAGVGQGLIFYHFGSVDELLAAACRFGAEQRVARYRDRLAELGSLAELLQFAREMHVEERAAGHVAMLGQLLAAGQSSPALAAATAAGLGLWIDELEAVLTRLLAATPLDGFADPAGLARATAASFVGIELYEGVDPQGAGSALDALEQLAGLATVLEGLGPLSQRAVRHGLRRGTRG; the protein is encoded by the coding sequence ATGAGCGCGGCCACCAAGGAGAAGCTCCTCGAAGGGGCCCTGCGCACCCTGGTCGAACAGGGCATCGCCAAGACTTCCGCCCGCACCATCGCGGCCACCGCCGGGGTGGGGCAGGGCCTGATCTTCTATCACTTCGGCTCGGTCGACGAGCTGCTCGCCGCGGCCTGCCGGTTCGGCGCCGAGCAGCGGGTGGCCCGCTACCGCGACCGGCTCGCCGAGCTGGGCAGCCTCGCCGAACTGCTCCAGTTCGCCCGGGAGATGCACGTCGAGGAGCGGGCCGCCGGGCACGTCGCCATGCTCGGCCAGCTGCTGGCCGCGGGGCAGAGCTCGCCCGCCCTCGCGGCCGCCACCGCCGCCGGGCTCGGGCTGTGGATCGACGAGCTGGAGGCGGTGCTCACCCGGCTGCTGGCGGCGACCCCGCTGGACGGGTTCGCCGACCCGGCGGGGCTGGCCCGGGCCACGGCCGCCTCCTTCGTCGGCATCGAGCTGTACGAGGGGGTGGACCCGCAGGGCGCCGGCAGTGCGCTCGACGCGCTGGAGCAGCTCGCCGGGCTGGCCACGGTGCTGGAAGGCCTGGGTCCGCTGAGTCAGCGCGCGGTGCGGCACGGTCTGCGCCGCGGTACCCGCGGCTGA
- a CDS encoding DUF4166 domain-containing protein, translated as MTSIFRAHMGADFDRLHPQIQRRFSVGLESGEGCIGRGTMDRIWHGPRYVKPFLRLGGMRNILVPREGRDVPFVIENLPYLDSFGRETVTFVRTFRLPGGPHRFDATMVHSPERDCVLDYLGTHQHLASDLHMSAEPDGSLLIRSGEHRFREGRVDVRVPDLIGGQAEVRESFDDATGRFRIRVRVVNRHVGPLFGYEGSFTAQYVDARSHGVRGDLRPVREEVRA; from the coding sequence ATGACCTCCATCTTCCGCGCCCACATGGGCGCCGACTTCGACCGGCTGCACCCGCAGATCCAGCGGAGGTTCTCGGTCGGGCTGGAGAGCGGGGAGGGCTGCATCGGGCGCGGCACCATGGACCGGATATGGCACGGGCCCCGCTACGTGAAGCCGTTCCTCCGGCTCGGCGGCATGCGCAACATCCTGGTGCCGCGGGAGGGGCGAGACGTCCCGTTCGTCATCGAGAACCTCCCCTACCTCGACTCCTTCGGGCGGGAGACCGTCACCTTCGTCCGGACCTTCCGGCTGCCCGGCGGACCCCACCGCTTCGACGCCACGATGGTCCACAGCCCCGAACGCGACTGCGTCCTCGACTACCTGGGCACGCACCAGCACCTCGCCAGCGACCTCCACATGAGCGCCGAGCCCGACGGCTCGCTGCTCATCCGCTCCGGCGAGCACCGCTTCCGCGAAGGCCGCGTGGACGTCCGCGTCCCCGATCTGATCGGGGGGCAGGCCGAGGTGCGCGAGTCATTCGACGACGCCACCGGCCGGTTCCGGATCCGGGTGCGGGTGGTCAACCGCCACGTCGGACCGCTCTTCGGCTACGAGGGCTCCTTCACCGCGCAGTACGTCGACGCGCGCTCCCACGGCGTGCGCGGCGACCTGCGGCCGGTCCGCGAGGAGGTCCGGGCATGA
- a CDS encoding MTH1187 family thiamine-binding protein — translation MIVAFSVTPLGVGEEVGEYVADAVRVVRESGLPNRTDAMFTTVEGEWDEVMDVVRRAVAAVEERAPRVSFILKADIRPGVRDGITSKVETVERHLAGG, via the coding sequence GTGATCGTCGCCTTCTCGGTGACCCCGCTGGGGGTCGGCGAAGAGGTCGGCGAGTACGTCGCCGACGCGGTCCGCGTGGTCCGCGAGTCCGGGCTGCCGAACCGCACCGACGCCATGTTCACCACCGTCGAGGGTGAGTGGGACGAGGTCATGGACGTGGTCAGGCGTGCGGTGGCCGCGGTCGAGGAGCGGGCGCCCCGGGTCTCCTTCATCCTCAAGGCCGACATCCGTCCCGGCGTCCGCGACGGGATCACCTCGAAGGTGGAGACGGTGGAACGGCACCTCGCGGGGGGCTGA
- a CDS encoding DUF3817 domain-containing protein, which produces MDIKTASALHRLRLVSVPEALSFPALLIFGSLLSRVSDIDYLMLPLGAIHGILFVVYVLFLLDVWNKAKWPFKKVVLFFVLSLVPFGGLYGDKLLKRDEGDSVIAARAREAADA; this is translated from the coding sequence GTGGACATCAAGACCGCCTCCGCCCTGCACCGACTGCGCCTCGTCTCCGTCCCGGAGGCGCTGTCGTTCCCGGCCCTGCTGATCTTCGGCTCGCTGCTGAGCCGGGTCTCGGACATCGACTACCTGATGCTGCCGCTCGGCGCCATCCACGGAATCCTGTTCGTCGTCTACGTGCTCTTCCTGCTGGACGTCTGGAACAAGGCCAAGTGGCCCTTCAAGAAGGTCGTGTTGTTCTTCGTGCTCTCGCTGGTGCCCTTCGGCGGGCTGTACGGCGACAAGCTGCTCAAGCGGGACGAGGGCGACAGCGTGATCGCGGCCCGTGCGCGCGAGGCGGCCGACGCGTGA
- a CDS encoding AIM24 family protein, translating into MAQFRLQGSKVLAVDLTGDAVKAKNGSMVAYDGQMAFKKMSGGGEGLRGMVTRRLTGEQMTVMEVQGHGTCFFADRASEINLVNLRGEKLYVESSNLLCTDAGLRTGTTFTGLRGATTGNGLFTTTVEGSGQAAIVSDGPAVVLRVSSQYPLSVDPGAYIAHTGNLQQSFQSGVNFRTLIGEGSGEAFQIRFEGEGLVYVQPSERNTVGGDV; encoded by the coding sequence GTGGCTCAGTTCCGACTTCAAGGCAGCAAGGTGCTCGCCGTCGACCTGACCGGGGACGCCGTGAAAGCGAAGAACGGCTCCATGGTCGCGTACGACGGGCAGATGGCCTTCAAAAAGATGTCCGGCGGCGGCGAAGGCCTCCGCGGCATGGTGACCCGCCGGCTGACCGGCGAACAGATGACGGTGATGGAGGTACAGGGGCACGGCACCTGCTTCTTCGCCGACCGCGCAAGTGAGATCAATCTGGTCAATCTGCGCGGCGAGAAGCTCTACGTCGAGTCCAGCAACCTGCTGTGCACCGACGCCGGCCTGCGGACCGGCACGACCTTCACCGGGCTGCGCGGCGCGACGACAGGCAACGGCCTGTTCACCACGACCGTCGAGGGCTCGGGCCAGGCGGCGATCGTCTCCGACGGCCCGGCCGTGGTGCTGCGCGTCAGCTCCCAGTACCCGCTCTCCGTGGACCCGGGGGCGTACATCGCGCACACCGGCAACCTCCAGCAGTCCTTCCAGTCCGGTGTGAACTTCCGCACACTGATCGGCGAGGGTTCCGGCGAGGCGTTCCAGATCCGCTTCGAGGGCGAGGGCCTGGTGTACGTGCAGCCCAGCGAGCGCAACACCGTCGGGGGCGACGTCTGA
- a CDS encoding AIM24 family protein: MPFREINSKMVEAQVVPGQKMYSQRGAMLAYRGEVSFTPSVTGGQGGVMGMIGRRVANEQTPLMTVEGSGTVMFGHGGHHIQVINLTGETLYVEADRLLAFDGTLQQGTMFMGSQGGVMGMVRGQVTGQGLFTTTLKGHGSVAVMAHGGVIELPITPQRPIHVDPQAYVAHHGDVRNKLSTALGWRDMVGRGSGEAFQLELSGQGAVYVQASEEKL, encoded by the coding sequence ATGCCGTTCCGCGAGATCAACTCGAAGATGGTCGAGGCGCAGGTCGTCCCGGGCCAGAAGATGTACAGCCAGCGCGGCGCGATGCTCGCGTACCGCGGCGAGGTCTCCTTCACCCCGAGCGTGACGGGCGGTCAGGGCGGCGTCATGGGCATGATCGGGCGCCGGGTGGCGAACGAGCAGACCCCGCTGATGACGGTCGAGGGCAGCGGCACCGTGATGTTCGGCCACGGCGGCCACCACATCCAGGTGATCAATCTGACCGGCGAGACCCTCTACGTCGAGGCCGACCGGCTGCTCGCCTTCGACGGCACCCTCCAGCAGGGCACGATGTTCATGGGCTCCCAGGGCGGGGTCATGGGCATGGTGCGCGGCCAGGTGACCGGCCAGGGCCTGTTCACCACCACCCTCAAGGGCCACGGCTCGGTCGCCGTGATGGCCCATGGCGGGGTCATCGAGCTCCCCATCACCCCGCAGCGCCCGATCCACGTGGACCCGCAGGCGTACGTCGCCCACCACGGCGACGTGCGCAACAAGCTCTCCACCGCGCTCGGCTGGCGGGACATGGTGGGGCGCGGCTCGGGCGAGGCGTTCCAGCTGGAGCTGTCCGGCCAGGGCGCGGTGTACGTACAGGCCTCCGAGGAGAAGCTGTGA
- a CDS encoding AIM24 family protein, which yields MTGGPGGPTVFDPYTLPSDDNVNAYTFCVELKGSQWFLQKGKMISYYGRIEFNGIGNGRFDRLLRTSFHSPLHASDWVVAEGQGKMLLADRAFDVNSYDLDNGNLTIRSGNLLAYQPSLALKQSIVPGFLTLIGTGKFVAASNGPVVFMEPPLRVDPQALVGWADCPSPCHHYDHGYMSGVMGGLRSLTGIGGSSGEEHQFEFVGAGTVLLQSSEMLMAEQSVGAVGAGAATGNAQGVPGAGQGPMGQLGVPRMPGQLGDLQRRFGL from the coding sequence GTGACCGGCGGACCCGGCGGCCCGACGGTCTTCGACCCGTACACGCTGCCCTCCGACGACAACGTGAACGCGTACACCTTCTGCGTGGAGCTCAAGGGGAGCCAGTGGTTCCTGCAGAAGGGCAAGATGATCTCGTACTACGGGCGCATCGAGTTCAACGGCATCGGCAACGGGCGCTTCGACCGCCTGCTGCGCACCAGCTTCCACTCGCCGCTGCACGCCAGCGACTGGGTGGTGGCCGAGGGCCAGGGCAAGATGCTGCTGGCCGACCGGGCCTTCGATGTCAACTCGTACGACCTGGACAACGGGAATCTGACGATCCGGTCAGGCAACCTGCTCGCGTACCAGCCCTCCCTCGCCCTGAAGCAGTCGATCGTCCCGGGCTTCCTGACGCTGATCGGAACCGGGAAGTTCGTGGCGGCGTCCAACGGACCGGTGGTGTTCATGGAGCCGCCGCTGCGCGTGGACCCGCAGGCGCTGGTGGGCTGGGCGGACTGCCCCTCGCCGTGCCACCACTACGACCACGGCTACATGTCGGGCGTGATGGGCGGACTGCGCTCGCTGACCGGCATCGGGGGCAGCTCGGGCGAGGAACACCAGTTCGAGTTCGTCGGAGCGGGCACGGTGCTGCTGCAGTCGTCGGAGATGCTGATGGCGGAGCAGTCGGTCGGCGCGGTCGGCGCCGGCGCGGCGACGGGCAACGCACAGGGCGTCCCGGGGGCCGGCCAGGGCCCGATGGGGCAGCTGGGCGTACCGCGGATGCCGGGACAGCTGGGTGATCTCCAGCGCCGCTTCGGACTGTGA
- a CDS encoding MarR family winged helix-turn-helix transcriptional regulator — protein METETATRWLTDAEQCAWRTHLDVSRLLMHQLEKDLQPFGLTNNDYEILVNLSESEDHRMRMSDLATATLQSKSRLSHQITRMEAAGMVRRVNCESDRRGLYAVLTDEGMETMRKVAPHHVASVRRHFIDLLPPEALAALRASLTPVAEHLRGTRGRA, from the coding sequence ATGGAGACCGAGACGGCCACGCGCTGGTTGACCGACGCCGAGCAGTGCGCCTGGCGCACCCACCTGGACGTCAGCAGACTGCTGATGCACCAGCTGGAAAAGGATCTCCAGCCGTTCGGACTCACCAACAACGACTACGAGATCCTCGTGAACCTGTCGGAGTCCGAGGACCACCGGATGCGCATGAGCGATCTCGCGACCGCCACGCTGCAGTCCAAGAGCCGGCTGTCGCACCAGATCACGCGCATGGAGGCGGCGGGCATGGTCCGCCGGGTGAACTGCGAGTCCGACCGCCGCGGCCTGTACGCGGTGCTCACGGACGAGGGCATGGAGACGATGCGCAAGGTCGCCCCGCACCACGTGGCGTCCGTCCGCCGGCACTTCATCGACCTGCTGCCGCCGGAGGCCCTGGCGGCGCTGCGCGCCTCGCTGACCCCGGTGGCGGAGCACCTGCGCGGCACCCGCGGCAGGGCCTGA
- a CDS encoding PepSY domain-containing protein yields MQRTLYVSAAASVVLMAGGPVAAATAASADTARTVAAVAAVSAVPTAETAEQASAAALKHYPGVVESLDKDDTVWNVDVITKDGKGHAELEVAADGAVTERNRDTNENAAEHKELLAAKVTADQAMKAALAAHPGQVWSVQWEDDEDGNAHYWEVEVRSSDGTSWTAHVDHATGKVTQSNSDDNN; encoded by the coding sequence ATGCAGCGCACCCTGTACGTCTCCGCGGCCGCATCCGTCGTCCTGATGGCGGGAGGCCCGGTGGCGGCCGCGACAGCGGCATCCGCCGACACGGCGAGAACCGTGGCCGCCGTCGCCGCCGTCTCTGCCGTCCCCACCGCCGAGACGGCCGAGCAGGCGTCCGCGGCAGCCCTGAAGCACTACCCGGGCGTTGTCGAGTCCCTCGACAAGGACGACACCGTCTGGAACGTCGACGTGATCACCAAGGACGGCAAGGGGCACGCCGAGCTGGAGGTGGCGGCGGATGGCGCGGTCACCGAGCGCAACCGCGACACGAACGAGAACGCCGCCGAGCACAAGGAACTGCTCGCCGCCAAGGTCACGGCCGACCAGGCGATGAAGGCCGCCCTGGCCGCCCACCCCGGTCAGGTCTGGTCCGTCCAGTGGGAGGACGACGAGGACGGCAACGCCCACTACTGGGAGGTCGAGGTGCGGTCCTCGGACGGCACCTCCTGGACCGCCCACGTGGACCACGCCACGGGCAAGGTGACCCAGTCCAACTCGGACGACAACAACTGA
- the meaB gene encoding methylmalonyl Co-A mutase-associated GTPase MeaB, translating into MTAVDVPQLVAQAREGRPRAVARLISLVEGASPQLREVMAALAPLTGGAYVVGLTGSPGVGKSTSTSALVSAYRKAGKRVGVLAVDPSSPFSGGALLGDRVRMSDHASDPGVYIRSMATRGHLGGLAWAAPQAIRVLDAAGCEVILVETVGVGQSEVEIASQADTSVVLLAPGMGDGIQAAKAGILEIGDVYVVNKADRDGADATARELNHMLGLGEARGREDWRPPIVKTVAARGQGIDELVEALEKHRAWMGERGVLAERRAARAAREVETIAVTALRARMADLHGDAHLDALAARVAVGELDPYAAADALLATLTEA; encoded by the coding sequence ATGACGGCGGTGGACGTCCCCCAGCTGGTGGCCCAGGCCCGTGAGGGCCGGCCCAGAGCGGTGGCCCGGCTGATCTCCCTGGTCGAGGGGGCGTCCCCGCAGCTGCGCGAGGTGATGGCCGCGCTGGCCCCGCTGACGGGAGGGGCGTACGTGGTGGGGCTGACCGGGTCGCCGGGTGTCGGCAAGTCGACTTCGACGTCGGCGCTGGTGTCCGCGTACCGCAAGGCCGGCAAGCGGGTCGGCGTGCTCGCCGTCGACCCGTCCTCGCCGTTCTCCGGCGGTGCGCTGCTCGGTGACCGGGTGCGGATGTCGGACCACGCCTCGGACCCCGGGGTCTACATCCGCTCCATGGCCACCCGCGGCCATCTGGGCGGGCTCGCGTGGGCCGCCCCGCAGGCGATCCGGGTGCTGGACGCGGCCGGCTGCGAGGTGATCCTGGTCGAGACGGTCGGGGTCGGGCAGTCGGAGGTGGAGATCGCCTCGCAGGCCGACACTTCGGTGGTGCTGCTGGCTCCCGGGATGGGCGACGGGATCCAGGCCGCGAAGGCGGGGATCCTGGAGATCGGCGACGTGTACGTGGTCAACAAGGCGGACCGGGACGGTGCGGACGCCACGGCCCGGGAGCTGAACCACATGCTGGGGCTGGGGGAGGCGCGGGGCCGGGAGGACTGGCGGCCGCCGATCGTGAAGACGGTCGCGGCCCGCGGGCAGGGCATCGACGAACTCGTCGAGGCGCTGGAGAAGCACCGGGCGTGGATGGGCGAGCGGGGGGTGCTGGCCGAGCGGAGGGCTGCGCGGGCGGCGCGGGAGGTCGAGACGATCGCGGTGACGGCGCTGCGGGCGAGGATGGCGGACCTGCACGGGGACGCGCATCTGGATGCGCTGGCGGCCAGGGTTGCCGTGGGCGAGCTGGATCCTTATGCGGCGGCGGATGCGTTGCTGGCCACGCTGACCGAGGCGTAG
- a CDS encoding acetyl-CoA C-acetyltransferase: MSGSNNTTSVIVAGARTPMGRLLGSLKSFSGADLGGFAIKSALERAGISGDQVQYVIMGQVLQAGAGQIPARQAAVKAGIPMNVPALTINKVCLSGLDAIALADQLIRAGEFDIVVAGGQESMTNAPHLLPKSREGFKYGAIEMLDAMAYDGLTDAFENIAMGESTEKHNTRLGIERAPQDEFAASSHQRAAAAQKNGVFEAEITPVEIPQRKGDPVVFSTDEGIRPETTVESLGKLRPAFAKDGTITAGTSSQISDGAAAVVVMSKAKAEELGLEWIAEIGAHGNVAGPDNSLQSQPSNAILHALKKEGLEVSDLDLIEINEAFAAVAVQSMKDLGVTPEKVNVNGGAIALGHPIGMSGARVVLHLALELKRRGGGIGAAALCGGGGQGDALIVRVAK; encoded by the coding sequence ATGTCCGGATCGAACAACACCACTTCTGTGATCGTCGCCGGGGCCCGCACGCCCATGGGGCGGCTGCTCGGCTCGCTGAAGTCCTTCTCGGGTGCCGACCTCGGCGGCTTCGCCATCAAGTCCGCACTGGAGCGGGCCGGGATCTCCGGCGACCAGGTCCAGTACGTGATCATGGGCCAGGTGCTCCAGGCCGGCGCGGGCCAGATCCCCGCCCGCCAGGCGGCGGTCAAGGCCGGCATCCCCATGAACGTGCCCGCGCTCACCATCAACAAGGTGTGCCTCTCGGGCCTGGACGCGATCGCGCTGGCCGACCAGCTGATCCGCGCCGGTGAGTTCGACATCGTGGTCGCGGGCGGCCAGGAGTCCATGACCAACGCCCCGCACCTGCTGCCCAAGTCGCGTGAGGGCTTCAAGTACGGCGCCATCGAGATGCTCGACGCGATGGCCTACGACGGCCTGACCGACGCCTTCGAGAACATCGCGATGGGTGAGTCGACCGAGAAGCACAACACCCGCCTGGGCATCGAGCGCGCCCCACAGGACGAGTTCGCCGCCTCCTCGCACCAGCGGGCCGCGGCCGCGCAGAAGAACGGTGTCTTCGAGGCCGAGATCACCCCGGTCGAGATCCCGCAGCGCAAGGGCGACCCGGTGGTCTTCTCCACGGACGAGGGCATCCGCCCCGAGACCACGGTCGAGTCCCTGGGCAAGCTGCGCCCGGCCTTCGCCAAGGACGGCACGATCACGGCCGGCACCTCCTCGCAGATCAGCGACGGCGCGGCCGCCGTGGTCGTGATGAGCAAGGCGAAGGCCGAGGAGCTCGGCCTGGAGTGGATCGCCGAGATCGGCGCCCACGGCAACGTGGCCGGCCCGGACAACTCGCTGCAGTCGCAGCCGTCCAACGCGATCCTGCACGCCCTGAAGAAGGAGGGTCTGGAGGTCTCCGACCTGGACCTCATCGAGATCAACGAGGCGTTCGCGGCGGTCGCCGTGCAGTCAATGAAGGACCTCGGCGTGACCCCGGAAAAGGTGAACGTCAACGGCGGCGCCATTGCCCTGGGACACCCGATCGGCATGTCCGGCGCCCGCGTGGTGCTGCACCTGGCGCTGGAGCTCAAGCGCCGCGGCGGCGGAATCGGCGCGGCCGCGCTGTGCGGCGGCGGCGGTCAGGGCGACGCGCTGATCGTCCGCGTCGCCAAGTAG